One genomic window of Mustela erminea isolate mMusErm1 chromosome 13, mMusErm1.Pri, whole genome shotgun sequence includes the following:
- the CRYBB2 gene encoding beta-crystallin B2, which translates to MASDHQTQAGKQQPLNPKIIIFEQENFQGHSHELSGPCPNLKETGVEKAGSVLVQAGPWVGYEQANCKGEQFVFEKGEYPRWDSWTSSRRTDSLSSLRPIKVDSQEHKIILYENPNFTGKKMEIIDDDVPSFHAHGYQEKVSSVRVQSGTWVGYQYPGYRGLQYLLEKGDYKDSGDFGAPHPQVQSVRRIRDMQWHQRGAFHPSN; encoded by the exons ATGGCCTCAGACCACCAGACCCAAGCGGGCAAACAACAGCCCCTCAACCCCAAG ATCATCATCTTTGAGCAGGAGAATTTCCAGGGCCACTCTCATGAGCTCAGCGGGCCCTGCCCCAACCTGAAGGAGACTGGCGTGGAGAAGGCAGGCTCTGTCCTGGTGCAGGCTGGACC CTGGGTGGGCTACGAACAAGCCAACTGCAAGGGTGAGCAGTTTGTGTTCGAGAAGGGCGAGTATCCCCGCTGGGACTCATGGACCAGCAGCCGGAGGACGGACTCCCTCAGCTCCCTAAGGCCCATCAAAGTG GACAGCCAAGAGCATAAGATCATCCTCTATGAGAACCCCAACTTCACAGGAAAGAAGATGGAAATTATAGATGATGATGTGCCCAGTTTCCATGCCCATGGATACCAGGAGAAGGTGTCATCAGTGCGGGTGCAGAGTGGCAC GTGGGTCGGCTACCAGTACCCTGGCTATCGCGGGCTCCAGTACCTGCTGGAGAAGGGAGACTACAAGGACAGCGGTGACTTtggggctccccacccccaggtgcAGTCCGTGCGCCGCATTCGCGACATGCAGTGGCACCAACGGGGCGCCTTCCACCCCTCCAACTAg
- the CRYBB3 gene encoding beta-crystallin B3: protein MAEQHGTPEQAAAGKSHGGLGGSYKVIVYEMENFQGKRCELSAECPNLTESLLEKVGSIQVESGPWLAFERRAFRGEQFVLEKGDYPRWDAWSNSHHSDSLLSLRPLLIDGPDHKLHLFENPAFSGRKMEIVDDDVPSLWAHGFQDRVASIRAINGTWVGYEFPGYRGRQYVFERGEYRHWNEWDANQPQLQSVRRIRDQKWHKRGCFLSS from the exons ATGGCGGAACAGCACGGAACGCCAGAGCAGGCTGCGGCTGGCAAGAGCCATGGAGGCCTTGGGGGCAGCTACAAG GTCATTGTGTACGAAATGGAGAACTTCCAGGGCAAGCGGTGCGAGCTCTCGGCCGAGTGCCCCAATCTGACGGAGAGCCTGCTGGAGAAGGTGGGCTCCATCCAGGTGGAGTCTGGGCC GTGGCTGGCATTTGAGCGCAGAGCCTTCCGCGGGGAGCAGTTTGTGCTGGAGAAGGGAGATTACCCTCGTTGGGATGCCTGGTCCAACAGCCACCACAGTGATAGCCTCCTGTCCCTCCGCCCTCTGCTCATC GATGGCCCAGATCACAAGCTGCACCTGTTTGAGAATCCAGCCTTCAGCGGCCGCAAGATGGAAATAGTAGATGATGACGTGCCCAGCCTCTGGGCTCATGGCTTCCAGGACCGCGTGGCGAGCATCCGGGCCATCAACGGGAC GTGGGTTGGCTATGAGTTCCCTGGCTACCGTGGGCGCCAGTACGTGTTCGAGCGGGGCGAGTACCGCCACTGGAACGAGTGGGATGCGAACCAGCCGCAGCTGCAGTCCGTTCGCCGCATCCGCGACCAGAAGTGGCACAAGCGGGGCTGTTTCCTCAGCAGCTGA